From Crateriforma spongiae, a single genomic window includes:
- a CDS encoding vWA domain-containing protein, producing MNRPGHRRPVWQTMIVRARPWAISLACHLALLLFLAWWVLPTWSGGSPLFLAGRFEDAAQWNDVALEVLPAADPEPSAQEETISASQPEAATSDPMPLPKIETADRPVVPVKSTDVDTVAESPAPVLATADLADGAGLHAADGVAQAMESVQAAIKGQLARGDLLVAWLFDSSTSLKEHRAVMANQASAFFNELKSSSRSKLVYQGQLYGAVIAYGRRHKEIQRPTKEMTDVLAAMRRLPVDPSGYENVMGSIQDTLRQYRDRRVGPDRMMIVILTDESGDDLPMLENTIQHCNHYRVAVHVLGATSVFGREITRQVIDGRRVARVRKGPETPMPETFLAGFWYQTEPPTDRRHAKAFPWCGGIFREAVPSGFGTYALSRLAVETGGGYTLFDRNNPDPTIGQYDLIDSPGYHPSLQSAEDYLRDVQISSLRQYVYQAVQISLDPNFPAPPPTQFPSNYYRVDPFRMDAPEDHLRRVGERHQYVLAVDEVTRSLIAARDRLLMLERDFEAVQDWQSLWDAESSPRWKAAFDLTRGRVLAWIVRTNEYLATTRSISPGAMDVANHVRWIPTDVLQVPLNRPLAGQARKHLDRCVRLHAGTPWATFADWELQIPMGTRVQIR from the coding sequence ATGAATCGTCCTGGACACCGCCGACCGGTTTGGCAAACCATGATCGTCCGCGCTCGTCCTTGGGCGATTTCGCTGGCGTGCCATCTGGCTTTGCTGCTGTTTCTGGCTTGGTGGGTATTGCCCACATGGTCGGGTGGTTCGCCGCTGTTTCTGGCCGGACGCTTTGAAGACGCGGCGCAGTGGAACGATGTAGCGTTGGAGGTCCTTCCCGCGGCCGACCCGGAGCCTTCCGCCCAGGAAGAAACGATTTCGGCAAGCCAGCCCGAGGCTGCGACGTCCGATCCCATGCCGTTACCCAAAATTGAAACGGCCGATCGCCCGGTTGTCCCAGTGAAATCCACCGATGTCGACACGGTGGCCGAAAGTCCGGCGCCGGTTTTGGCGACGGCCGACTTGGCCGATGGCGCCGGTTTGCATGCCGCCGATGGGGTGGCCCAGGCCATGGAATCGGTCCAGGCGGCAATCAAGGGGCAATTGGCTCGGGGAGATCTGTTGGTCGCTTGGTTGTTCGATTCTTCCACCAGTCTGAAAGAGCATCGCGCGGTGATGGCGAATCAGGCGTCGGCGTTCTTCAATGAGCTGAAGTCTTCGTCACGGTCCAAATTGGTTTATCAAGGGCAGTTGTACGGGGCCGTGATTGCGTACGGTCGTCGCCACAAAGAGATTCAAAGACCGACCAAGGAAATGACTGACGTCCTGGCGGCCATGCGTCGATTGCCGGTCGATCCGTCGGGGTATGAAAACGTGATGGGATCCATCCAAGACACGCTACGGCAGTATCGCGATCGCCGGGTCGGTCCCGATCGAATGATGATCGTCATCTTGACCGATGAATCCGGAGATGATTTGCCGATGCTGGAAAACACAATTCAGCATTGCAACCACTATCGCGTGGCCGTCCACGTGCTGGGGGCGACGTCCGTCTTTGGCCGCGAGATCACGCGGCAAGTGATTGACGGTCGTCGTGTGGCACGCGTTCGTAAAGGACCGGAAACGCCAATGCCGGAGACCTTTCTGGCTGGCTTTTGGTATCAAACCGAACCACCGACCGACCGCCGACACGCCAAAGCGTTTCCTTGGTGTGGAGGCATCTTTCGCGAAGCGGTTCCATCGGGTTTTGGCACCTATGCCTTGTCGCGTTTGGCGGTGGAAACCGGTGGCGGATACACGTTGTTTGATCGGAACAATCCGGATCCGACCATTGGCCAGTACGATTTGATCGATTCCCCCGGCTATCATCCCAGTCTGCAATCGGCCGAAGACTATCTGCGTGACGTCCAAATTTCGTCGCTTCGACAGTACGTTTATCAGGCGGTTCAAATCAGCCTGGATCCAAATTTTCCGGCACCACCACCGACGCAATTTCCGTCCAACTATTACCGGGTCGACCCGTTTCGTATGGATGCACCGGAGGATCACTTGCGACGTGTCGGAGAACGCCACCAGTACGTGCTAGCGGTGGACGAAGTCACGCGGTCCCTGATCGCCGCACGCGACCGCTTGTTGATGTTGGAACGCGACTTTGAGGCCGTCCAAGATTGGCAGTCGCTGTGGGACGCGGAGTCATCACCGCGATGGAAAGCCGCGTTCGATTTGACGCGTGGGCGTGTGTTGGCTTGGATCGTGCGAACGAACGAATACTTGGCGACGACTCGCTCGATTTCCCCGGGGGCGATGGATGTCGCCAACCACGTTCGCTGGATTCCCACGGATGTGTTGCAAGTCCCGTTGAACCGTCCGCTGGCTGGGCAAGCACGCAAGCATCTGGATCGGTGCGTCCGTCTTCACGCGGGAACCCCTTGGGCAACGTTTGCGGACTGGGAATTGCAGATCCCGATGGGCACCCGAGTCCAAATTCGCTGA
- a CDS encoding aminotransferase class I/II-fold pyridoxal phosphate-dependent enzyme gives MNLDRFTSALADLETRGRRRRLVPRRIDGRFLVDDDGRRLLNFGSNDYLGFALASTPPSPSTHNTNIAGSTASALVCGWTQQHHRLSESIAVLESTESAVLFPSGFAACSGTIATLAAPGDLILSDALNHASLIDGCRLSKADVVVYPHGDVAFVQQQLQQTARPGQRVWIVTDSIFSMDGDIAPLADLVEVAQRYDADLIVDEAHGTGLFGQAGSGVVEMLGLKNEIAVRIGTLSKAVGAQGGFVAGPQAVIDYLVNHCRPLIFSTSLSAGAVAAAQRSIDQIRSDPQPRVHVRRLSRRLREAIGQQCGPDEPAAEVPIIIHVVGSDSAATQASSELRQAGFYVPAIRPPTVPAGTARLRISLSAIHTDEDVDHLASALSRLTKA, from the coding sequence ATGAACCTGGATCGTTTCACCAGCGCCCTTGCCGATCTGGAAACTCGGGGACGGCGTCGACGTTTGGTTCCCCGACGTATCGATGGGCGATTTTTGGTCGATGACGACGGCCGTCGTTTGCTGAACTTCGGCAGCAACGACTACCTGGGCTTTGCGTTGGCCTCGACGCCCCCATCACCATCCACGCACAACACCAACATCGCCGGCAGCACCGCCAGCGCCCTGGTGTGCGGCTGGACGCAACAACATCATCGCTTGTCCGAATCGATTGCGGTATTGGAATCGACCGAATCGGCAGTGCTGTTCCCCAGCGGGTTTGCCGCCTGCAGTGGGACGATCGCGACGCTGGCGGCACCGGGCGATTTGATCCTCAGCGACGCATTGAACCATGCATCCTTGATCGACGGGTGCCGATTGTCCAAAGCCGATGTGGTGGTCTATCCGCACGGCGATGTCGCTTTCGTCCAGCAGCAGTTGCAACAAACCGCGCGGCCGGGACAACGCGTATGGATCGTCACTGACAGCATTTTCAGCATGGACGGCGACATCGCACCGCTGGCCGATTTGGTCGAAGTCGCGCAGCGATATGACGCCGACCTGATCGTCGATGAAGCACACGGGACCGGCCTATTTGGTCAAGCTGGATCTGGTGTGGTGGAAATGTTGGGCCTGAAGAATGAAATCGCGGTTCGAATCGGAACGCTTAGCAAAGCCGTCGGTGCGCAAGGTGGTTTTGTCGCCGGGCCCCAAGCGGTGATTGACTATCTGGTCAACCATTGCCGGCCACTGATTTTCAGCACATCTCTGTCCGCCGGTGCGGTCGCCGCAGCCCAACGATCGATCGATCAAATCCGAAGTGACCCGCAACCCCGGGTCCACGTACGCCGACTTTCCCGCCGTCTGCGTGAAGCGATCGGTCAGCAATGTGGCCCCGACGAACCGGCGGCCGAAGTCCCCATCATCATTCACGTCGTCGGCAGTGATTCCGCGGCGACCCAAGCGTCATCCGAACTGCGGCAAGCCGGTTTTTACGTGCCCGCGATCCGACCGCCCACGGTGCCTGCCGGTACCGCCCGACTTCGTATCTCGCTTTCGGCCATCCACACCGATGAAGACGTCGATCACTTGGCGTCGGCGCTGTCACGCTTGACCAAGGCATGA
- the prfB gene encoding peptide chain release factor 2 (programmed frameshift) codes for MDAELVQRSEAIRERLTQLQDSLDHAAKRTEIKAIETKMGEPNFWDNNEEAQTTIATLKGLKSIVTPMDELSTSVDDMDALFEMAEEDESIAAEVESEISRLEDVLDDLELKALLNGPNDQAGAILTINARDGGTDANDWADMLLRMYSVWAVGQEYKIELLDRQENEEAGINHASVAIRGPMAYGYLKGEEGMHRLVRISPFNSEGKRQTSFAAVSVAPEIDDSIEVEIEKKDVREDTYRAGGAGGQHVNKTDSAVRLTHEPSGIVVQCQNERSQHQNRATAWKMLRAKMARLEEERREAEVAQKYESQARTGFGSQIRNYFLHPDQRVKDARTGHYVGSFNSVMDGSELQGFLDAFLRFRAGKEVKTD; via the exons ATGGACGCCGAACTGGTTCAACGTAGCGAAGCGATCCGCGAGCGTTTGACACAACTGCAGGACTCTCTT GACCACGCTGCCAAGCGAACCGAAATCAAGGCCATCGAGACCAAGATGGGCGAGCCCAATTTTTGGGACAACAACGAAGAAGCGCAAACGACCATCGCCACGTTAAAGGGATTGAAGTCGATCGTCACCCCCATGGATGAGCTGTCCACGTCCGTCGACGACATGGATGCGTTGTTCGAAATGGCCGAAGAAGACGAATCGATCGCGGCGGAAGTCGAATCAGAAATCAGCCGATTGGAAGACGTTCTGGACGACTTGGAACTGAAGGCCCTGCTGAACGGCCCCAATGACCAGGCCGGCGCGATCCTGACCATCAACGCCCGCGACGGCGGCACCGATGCGAACGACTGGGCCGACATGTTGCTGCGGATGTACAGCGTCTGGGCGGTCGGACAGGAATACAAGATCGAATTGCTGGACCGTCAGGAGAACGAAGAGGCGGGGATCAACCATGCTTCGGTCGCCATCCGTGGGCCGATGGCCTATGGGTACCTCAAGGGCGAAGAAGGCATGCACCGGTTGGTCCGGATCAGCCCTTTCAACAGCGAAGGGAAACGCCAAACCAGCTTTGCCGCGGTCAGTGTCGCGCCGGAAATCGACGATTCGATCGAAGTCGAAATCGAAAAGAAGGACGTCCGCGAAGACACCTATCGGGCCGGTGGTGCCGGTGGCCAGCACGTCAACAAAACCGACAGCGCCGTGCGTCTGACGCACGAACCGTCGGGCATCGTCGTGCAATGCCAGAATGAACGCAGCCAACACCAAAACCGGGCTACCGCTTGGAAGATGCTGCGGGCGAAGATGGCACGACTGGAAGAAGAACGCCGCGAAGCCGAAGTCGCACAGAAATACGAATCGCAAGCCCGAACCGGATTCGGCAGCCAGATTCGCAACTATTTCTTGCACCCCGACCAACGTGTCAAAGACGCCCGAACCGGCCACTACGTTGGCAGTTTCAATAGCGTCATGGACGGCAGCGAACTGCAAGGGTTCTTGGACGCGTTTTTACGGTTCCGTGCGGGCAAGGAAGTCAAGACCGACTGA
- the radC gene encoding RadC family protein, with protein MSMGAVGTMDDPRRQRLTNVLQPLTRCERFTRDEAAELVADADPGFVTRTLNEMVRDQMLEQYQLASGESYRWTVREPDKEVQLWIDRQICGDQVKQMPVNERPRERLLNEGVAALSNAELLAILIRVGVRNESATTGGRKVANRFADDLMALRTSSHEDLRQISPAVTKPSYCQIMAGIELGRRVAAEEANREPEIDRITSTTEAIAFCSRRFAHLAGDAVQEEFHIVTLDTKHQPLRTHRITVGTLDASLVHPREVFRPAIRDAAAAVLLVHNHPSGDPTPSREDHAVTERLTEAGKLIGITVLDHIVVARRASVSLRESG; from the coding sequence ATGAGTATGGGAGCCGTCGGAACGATGGATGATCCACGTCGCCAACGATTGACCAATGTGCTGCAGCCGCTGACGCGATGCGAACGATTCACACGGGATGAGGCCGCGGAACTGGTCGCCGATGCGGATCCCGGATTCGTTACCCGCACGCTGAACGAGATGGTCCGTGACCAGATGCTGGAACAGTACCAGTTGGCCAGCGGCGAATCGTACCGCTGGACGGTTCGCGAACCGGACAAAGAAGTTCAGCTATGGATCGATCGTCAGATCTGTGGCGATCAAGTGAAACAGATGCCGGTCAACGAACGGCCACGCGAACGATTGCTGAACGAAGGCGTCGCGGCGCTATCCAACGCGGAACTGTTGGCCATTCTGATTCGCGTGGGCGTGCGAAACGAATCGGCGACGACCGGTGGACGCAAGGTGGCCAATCGTTTCGCTGATGATCTGATGGCCCTGCGGACGTCATCGCACGAAGACCTGCGTCAGATCAGCCCGGCGGTGACCAAGCCCAGTTATTGCCAGATCATGGCGGGCATCGAATTGGGACGAAGGGTTGCAGCGGAGGAAGCCAACCGCGAACCGGAAATCGATCGCATCACCAGCACGACCGAAGCGATCGCATTCTGCTCGCGGCGGTTCGCGCACCTGGCGGGCGACGCGGTTCAAGAAGAATTCCACATCGTGACTCTGGATACCAAGCACCAGCCGCTGCGGACGCATCGCATCACCGTGGGAACGTTGGATGCCAGTTTGGTCCACCCGCGTGAAGTGTTCCGGCCGGCCATCCGCGATGCGGCAGCGGCCGTCTTGCTGGTGCACAATCACCCCAGCGGCGATCCGACGCCCAGCCGCGAAGACCACGCAGTGACCGAACGATTGACCGAAGCCGGCAAGTTGATCGGGATCACGGTGTTGGACCACATCGTGGTCGCCCGACGGGCCAGTGTCAGCCTGCGTGAAAGCGGCTGA
- the mnmA gene encoding tRNA 2-thiouridine(34) synthase MnmA, with translation MARVVLAMSGGVDSSVAAHLLTDAGHDVIGVFMRHGEESAQQCRVDDSGGPAAGLPVVAPMAHGRADHKQGCCSATDAADARRVAAKFKIPFYALDLQQDFRRIVDYFVDDYLNGRTPNPCVKCNHWIKFGRLFDYAAGVDADYVATGHYARMVRQGGSNRLHRGRDQNKDQSYALFGIGRDRLSRMMLPVGDFTKPQIREMAESLGLGVAAKKDSQEICFVTQGHHSDFVKARRPEMVGATAGDIVTTEGDVVGQHAGIEAFTIGQRKKLGVAMGEPYFVVRIDPDTKQVVIGKKPELQRPRLSAVDGNWLVDRSELPPKVGVQIRYNSTAKPASVQWANENGTEFDVQFDDPQEAIAPGQAAVVYDGDRVLGGGWIR, from the coding sequence ATGGCACGAGTGGTTCTGGCAATGAGCGGTGGAGTCGATTCCAGCGTGGCGGCACACCTGCTGACCGATGCCGGCCATGACGTGATCGGCGTCTTCATGCGGCACGGCGAGGAATCCGCCCAGCAGTGCCGCGTCGATGATTCCGGCGGACCCGCCGCCGGGTTGCCCGTCGTCGCACCGATGGCCCACGGACGTGCCGACCACAAACAGGGCTGTTGCAGTGCCACCGACGCGGCCGATGCCCGTCGCGTTGCGGCAAAGTTCAAGATCCCGTTTTATGCGTTGGATCTTCAGCAAGACTTTCGCCGGATCGTCGACTACTTCGTCGATGATTATCTCAACGGCCGGACGCCCAATCCGTGTGTGAAATGCAACCACTGGATCAAGTTCGGGCGGCTGTTCGATTATGCCGCTGGTGTCGATGCCGATTATGTGGCCACCGGCCACTATGCACGAATGGTCCGTCAGGGTGGCAGCAACCGGTTGCACCGTGGACGCGATCAGAACAAGGATCAATCGTACGCGTTGTTCGGGATCGGACGTGATCGGCTGTCACGGATGATGTTGCCAGTGGGGGATTTCACCAAGCCACAGATTCGCGAAATGGCCGAATCTTTGGGGCTGGGGGTCGCTGCCAAAAAGGACAGCCAAGAAATCTGTTTCGTCACCCAGGGGCACCACAGCGATTTCGTCAAAGCCCGCCGCCCGGAAATGGTGGGGGCAACCGCCGGTGATATCGTGACCACCGAAGGTGACGTCGTGGGTCAGCACGCCGGAATCGAAGCCTTCACCATCGGCCAGCGAAAGAAATTGGGCGTGGCAATGGGGGAACCTTACTTCGTCGTCCGCATCGACCCGGATACGAAGCAGGTGGTCATCGGCAAGAAACCGGAATTACAGCGTCCGCGTCTGAGCGCGGTCGATGGGAACTGGCTGGTCGACCGATCGGAATTGCCGCCCAAGGTCGGCGTTCAGATTCGGTACAACAGCACGGCCAAGCCGGCAAGCGTCCAATGGGCCAACGAAAACGGGACCGAGTTCGATGTCCAATTCGATGACCCGCAAGAAGCGATCGCACCGGGGCAAGCCGCAGTGGTCTACGACGGCGATCGTGTGTTGGGCGGTGGATGGATCCGGTAA
- the folK gene encoding 2-amino-4-hydroxy-6-hydroxymethyldihydropteridine diphosphokinase, whose protein sequence is MSQCLISLGSNLGQRSELLHRAAERVAKSSVVSNFRASRLYETPPIGGPGGQEPFLNAAAAFDTESSAHEILSLLQEVEQWLGRQRLRRWDARSIDLDVVLYGDLVGGDSHLVVPHPRYPARTFVLHPACDVADHYRDPRFGWTIGELSRHVAKAQPSLCLVGGDADLRKLICRRLTEDHGVTTFQSSDRVMTTGTIANAPLPPSQIRFAESPVQDGVSTADAAMPAGPWVSDSLPSLDITDRTHWDDPRMPRLIARIQHVTEDSSWPAPHKIWPKGWRYPEYRLEVTDVEWAIGEVASALDSMRCPCRAVTADGSWWR, encoded by the coding sequence ATGTCCCAGTGCTTGATCAGCCTGGGCAGCAATCTGGGCCAACGCAGCGAATTACTGCATCGCGCCGCCGAACGCGTTGCCAAGTCATCGGTGGTGTCGAATTTTCGTGCCAGCCGCCTGTATGAAACGCCACCGATCGGCGGCCCGGGTGGCCAGGAACCTTTCCTGAACGCCGCGGCGGCGTTTGATACCGAATCGTCGGCGCACGAAATTTTGTCGCTGTTGCAAGAAGTCGAACAGTGGCTGGGCCGTCAACGACTGAGGCGTTGGGACGCCCGATCGATCGATTTGGACGTCGTGCTGTACGGCGATTTGGTGGGCGGCGACAGTCATCTGGTCGTGCCCCATCCACGTTACCCCGCACGAACGTTCGTGCTGCATCCCGCCTGCGACGTGGCCGATCACTATCGCGATCCGCGATTCGGATGGACGATCGGTGAACTTTCACGGCACGTTGCCAAAGCACAACCGTCGTTATGCCTGGTCGGCGGCGATGCAGACCTGCGAAAGTTGATTTGCCGGCGTCTGACCGAAGACCACGGGGTGACCACGTTCCAATCGTCCGACCGTGTGATGACCACCGGAACGATCGCCAACGCGCCACTTCCGCCCAGCCAGATTCGCTTCGCGGAATCTCCGGTGCAAGACGGCGTATCGACTGCCGACGCCGCTATGCCGGCAGGTCCTTGGGTCAGCGATTCGTTGCCTTCGCTGGACATCACCGACCGCACCCATTGGGACGATCCCCGCATGCCAAGACTGATCGCGCGAATCCAACACGTCACCGAAGATTCGTCTTGGCCGGCCCCGCACAAGATTTGGCCCAAGGGCTGGCGATACCCGGAATACCGATTGGAAGTCACCGACGTCGAATGGGCCATCGGGGAAGTCGCGTCGGCGTTGGATTCCATGCGTTGCCCGTGCCGGGCGGTGACCGCCGACGGATCATGGTGGCGATAA
- a CDS encoding 50S ribosomal protein bL37, giving the protein MAKPQHKLKKANHGRRPASAKARKAKRKKIKT; this is encoded by the coding sequence ATGGCAAAACCGCAACACAAGCTGAAGAAAGCCAATCACGGCCGACGTCCCGCTAGCGCCAAAGCCCGCAAGGCAAAGCGTAAGAAGATCAAGACCTGA
- a CDS encoding histidine triad nucleotide-binding protein, translating to MATLFTQIVQREIPADIVYEDDLTLAFRDIAPKAPTHILVIPKKEIVSLAELTAEDEAIVGRCVMVAHKVAQAEGLDGGYRLVCNSGDDGGQEVPHLHFHVLGGRKLTWPPG from the coding sequence ATGGCAACCTTGTTCACTCAGATCGTTCAGCGAGAAATTCCGGCCGACATCGTTTACGAAGACGACCTGACACTTGCATTTCGCGACATTGCCCCCAAAGCCCCGACACATATTCTGGTGATTCCTAAAAAGGAAATCGTGTCGCTGGCCGAATTGACCGCCGAAGACGAAGCGATCGTGGGTCGCTGCGTGATGGTGGCCCACAAAGTCGCCCAGGCCGAAGGGCTGGACGGTGGCTATCGTCTGGTCTGCAACAGCGGCGACGACGGCGGCCAGGAAGTTCCCCATTTACACTTTCACGTCTTGGGCGGACGCAAACTGACCTGGCCGCCCGGTTGA
- a CDS encoding 3-hydroxyacyl-ACP dehydratase FabZ family protein, which translates to MAKDEFIIDLDLLDPDKPIADIEAIRAVNPQRHEMEQLTAILYEDLDRNVSAALKEITADEFWVRGHMPGMPLMPGVIMLEAAAQLSSYHASKHDLLGSAMVGFGGLDEVRFRGVVTPGDRLIIMVCLEKVRRGRMIVARFQGAVDGKLVVEGVLRGISIPVEHVTGQASTS; encoded by the coding sequence GTGGCAAAAGACGAATTCATCATCGATTTGGACCTGTTGGATCCCGACAAACCGATCGCGGATATCGAAGCGATTCGGGCGGTCAATCCACAGCGTCACGAGATGGAACAGCTAACGGCGATCCTGTACGAGGATTTGGACCGTAACGTCAGTGCCGCGCTGAAAGAGATCACCGCGGACGAATTTTGGGTCCGTGGCCACATGCCCGGCATGCCGTTGATGCCCGGCGTGATCATGCTGGAAGCCGCCGCACAATTGTCCAGCTATCACGCGTCCAAACACGATCTGTTGGGTTCGGCCATGGTCGGATTCGGCGGCTTGGACGAAGTCCGGTTCCGTGGCGTCGTCACGCCCGGCGATCGGCTGATCATCATGGTCTGCTTGGAAAAGGTTCGCCGTGGCCGCATGATCGTGGCCCGATTCCAAGGCGCCGTCGACGGAAAATTGGTCGTCGAAGGTGTGCTTCGCGGCATCAGCATTCCGGTCGAACACGTGACCGGCCAAGCATCGACGTCCTGA